A region of Gemmatimonadota bacterium DNA encodes the following proteins:
- a CDS encoding co-chaperone GroES, which yields MAGAKTKQTITPLEDRVVIKPSEEGETMRGGLYIPDTAKEKPTQGEIIAVGPGRFEKGARVPIDVKVGDTVIYGKYSGTPFTIDGKEVMILKASDVLAKLG from the coding sequence ATGGCGGGCGCTAAGACCAAGCAGACCATTACGCCGCTCGAAGATCGTGTCGTCATCAAGCCGTCGGAAGAAGGCGAGACGATGCGGGGCGGGCTCTACATCCCGGATACGGCCAAGGAAAAGCCGACTCAGGGTGAAATCATCGCCGTCGGACCAGGCCGCTTCGAGAAGGGCGCCCGGGTGCCTATCGACGTCAAGGTCGGCGACACGGTGATCTACGGGAAGTACAGCGGCACGCCGTTCACGATCGACGGCAAGGAGGTCATGATCCTGAAGGCCTCTGACGTCCTCGCGAAGCTCGGCTGA
- the groL gene encoding chaperonin GroEL (60 kDa chaperone family; promotes refolding of misfolded polypeptides especially under stressful conditions; forms two stacked rings of heptamers to form a barrel-shaped 14mer; ends can be capped by GroES; misfolded proteins enter the barrel where they are refolded when GroES binds) gives MAAKELLFDVDARAKLKKGVDALAEAVKVTLGPKGRNVVIDKKFGSPTVTKDGVSVAKEIELADPIENMGAQMVKEVATKTSDLAGDGTTTATVLAQAIFREGLKNVTAGSNPMELKRGIDKAVEALVAELKSMSVPTSGKKDIAQVGTISANNDPEIGKLIAEAMDKVGKEGVITVEEAKGLETTLETVEGMQFDRGYLSPYFVTDPEAMESSLDAPYILIHDKKISSMKELLPVLEKVAQSGKPLLIIAEDVEGEALATLVVNKLRGTLKVSAVKAPGFGDRRKEMLRDIAILTGGQVISEEVGFKLENATLAELGQAKRVVIDKDNTTVIDGKGKADAIQGRIAEIRGAIDKSTSDYDREKLQERLAKLAGGVAVIHVGAATETEMKEKKARVEDALHATRAAVEEGIVPGGGVALLRAQSCLDKVKASGDEKIGVEIIRRAIEEPIRAIVANAGVEGSIVVAKVREAKEKSYGYNAATDEYVDMVKAGIIDPTKVTRTALQNAASIAGLLLTTECVIVERKEEKGAPAGGGGGGGGMGGMY, from the coding sequence ATGGCAGCGAAGGAATTGCTCTTCGACGTCGATGCACGCGCAAAGCTCAAGAAGGGCGTCGATGCCCTGGCTGAGGCGGTGAAGGTCACCCTCGGCCCCAAGGGCCGCAATGTCGTGATCGACAAGAAGTTCGGCTCGCCGACCGTCACCAAGGACGGCGTGTCTGTGGCAAAGGAAATCGAGCTGGCCGATCCGATCGAGAACATGGGCGCGCAGATGGTGAAGGAAGTCGCGACCAAGACCTCCGATCTCGCGGGCGACGGCACCACCACGGCCACCGTGCTGGCGCAGGCGATCTTCCGTGAAGGCCTCAAGAACGTCACCGCCGGCTCCAACCCGATGGAACTCAAGCGCGGCATCGACAAGGCTGTTGAAGCCCTCGTCGCCGAGCTGAAGTCGATGTCGGTCCCGACCAGCGGCAAGAAGGACATTGCCCAGGTTGGCACCATCTCGGCGAACAACGATCCCGAGATCGGCAAGCTCATCGCGGAAGCGATGGACAAGGTCGGCAAGGAAGGCGTGATCACGGTCGAAGAGGCGAAGGGCCTGGAGACCACGCTGGAGACGGTCGAAGGGATGCAGTTCGATCGCGGCTATCTCTCGCCGTACTTCGTGACCGATCCGGAAGCGATGGAGTCGTCGCTGGATGCGCCGTACATCCTCATCCACGACAAGAAGATCTCGTCGATGAAGGAACTCCTCCCGGTGCTCGAGAAGGTCGCGCAGAGCGGCAAGCCGTTGCTGATCATCGCCGAGGACGTCGAAGGTGAGGCCCTCGCGACGCTGGTCGTCAACAAGCTCCGCGGTACGCTCAAGGTCTCGGCCGTCAAGGCGCCGGGCTTCGGCGATCGCCGCAAGGAGATGCTCCGCGACATCGCCATCCTCACCGGTGGCCAGGTCATCTCGGAAGAAGTCGGCTTCAAGCTCGAGAACGCCACGCTGGCCGAGCTGGGTCAGGCCAAGCGCGTCGTGATCGACAAGGACAACACCACGGTCATCGACGGCAAGGGGAAGGCTGACGCCATCCAGGGCCGTATCGCCGAGATCCGTGGCGCCATCGACAAGAGCACCTCGGACTACGATCGTGAGAAGCTCCAGGAGCGTCTCGCGAAGCTGGCCGGTGGTGTCGCCGTGATTCACGTCGGCGCCGCGACCGAGACCGAGATGAAGGAGAAGAAGGCCCGCGTCGAAGACGCGCTGCACGCGACCCGTGCGGCCGTCGAAGAAGGAATCGTCCCCGGCGGCGGCGTGGCACTGCTGCGCGCGCAGTCCTGCCTCGACAAGGTCAAGGCGAGCGGCGACGAGAAGATCGGCGTCGAGATCATCCGTCGCGCCATCGAAGAGCCGATTCGCGCGATTGTCGCGAACGCGGGCGTCGAAGGTTCGATCGTGGTCGCGAAGGTGCGTGAGGCCAAGGAGAAGTCCTACGGCTACAACGCGGCGACCGACGAGTACGTCGACATGGTCAAGGCCGGCATCATCGACCCGACCAAGG